A region of the Flintibacter sp. KGMB00164 genome:
GCACGCCGTAGAAGCCACGCTTCTCGTCGGCAATGGCCACGTTGGGGCAGGCGTCGGAGTGGGCAGTAAGGGCAAAGCCCTCAGGCACCTTGGCCATATAGTCGCCGTGGCTCATCCAGGAGATGCCCTCCTCAGGCAGTCCCCGGAACAGCTTGCAGGCGGTGTCGTAGTAGGTCTTGGTCTTGCCGTACTCCCGGGCGGAGTCATCCTGGGCCTCGGTGACCTGACCGCCCAGAGCATGGGCCATGAGCTGGCAGCCGTAGCAGATGCCCAGAATGGGTACACCCCAGGTGAAGATCTCCGGATCCACGTGAGGAGAGGTCTCCAGGTAGACGCTGTTGGGGCCGCCGGTAAAGATGATGCCGATGGGGTTCATGGCCTTCAGCTCCGCCAGAGGGGTGGTGTAGGGCTTTACTTCACAGTACACATTGCACTCCCGGACCCGGCGGGCGATCAGCTGGTTATACTGGCCGCCGAAATCCAGAACGATCACAGTCTGATGGGACATAACAACTTCCTTTCTTACGCTGGACGCTTTGCCCAGGTTTTACACATCTTTTACTCATTGTTCCTTGTTCCCGTTCGCCGCAAGGGCTATACTGAAACCATGCAGAAGAAAGGAGGGAACAGAATGGACTTTCATTGGGACGCCTCCGCCGATCTGGAGGATCTGATCTACGAGAACCAGGACGTATCCGCCAGCGAGCGGTAATCATATACCATCCAAAAGGCCGCACCGGAGGGTGTGGTTTTTTTCTGCCCTGCGGCAGCTCTCCCAAATAAAAGACCCATCCCCCGGCGAGTTTGGTCGCCGGGGGAATTGAGTTTTCAGCGAAAGAATTTCCGCCTTAGATCTTGGTGATGTCGATGGGCTTCAGGTCAACGCTGCGGCTCTGCTCCCGCACGGTGAGCACCGCACGGGCGGTGTCGATGGCGGTGACGCAGGTCACGCTGTGCTCCACGGCGGAGCGGCGGATCTTAAAGCCGTCGCTGTCGTGCTTGCGGCCCTTGGTGGGGGTGTTGATGATCATGTCCACCGTTCCGGAGGCGATCATATCCAGGATGTTGGGGTGGGACTGGGAGACGCGGTTGACCCGCTTGCAGGCGATGCCCGCCTCAGTGAGGGCGTCACAGGTGCCGGAGGTGGCAAAAATCTCAATGCCCATCTCCTCAAAGCCCCGGGCAATGCCAACCATCTCGGCCTTGTCCTCGTCCTTGACGGTGACGATGACCCGGCTGCCGCGCTTGGGCACCTTCAGACCAGCACCCTTAAAGGCCTTCAGCAGAGCCTGGGGATAGGTCTCAGCCAGACCCAGCACCTCGCCGGTGGACTTCATCTCCGGGCCAAGGCCGGTGTCCACGTCGGTGAGCTTCTCGAAGGAGAAGACGGGAGCCTTGACGGCATAGTACTTGGCCTCGGGGTAGAGACCGGTGCCGTAGCCCAGGTCCTTCAGCTTCTGGCCCAGCATGACCTTGGTAGCCAGGTCGATGATGGGCACGCCGGTGACCTTGGAGATATAGGGGATGGTACGGGAGGAACGGGGGTTGACCTCGATGACATAGATGTCGTCGTTGTAGAGGATATACTGGGCGTTGATGAGGCCGATGACGCCCAGGTGCTTGGCCATGTTCTTGGTGTGCTTCAGGATAAGCTCACGGTGCTTGTCCTCCAGATTGATGGGAGGATACACAGCAATAGAGTCGCCGGAGTGCACGCCGGCGCGCTCCACGTGCTCCATGATGCCGGGGATGAGGATATCCTCGCCGTCGAACACGCCGTCCACTTCCAGCTCCCGCCCCATCAGATACTTGTCGATGAGGATGGGGTGCTCCTGAACGGTCATGTTGATGATCTTCATAAACTCCTCAATGTTGCGGTCGGAGTAGGCAATTTCCATGCCCTGGCCGCCCAGCACGTAAGAGGGGCGCACCAGCACGGGATAGCCCAGCTCGTTGGCAGCCTTCAGAGCCTCCTGAGTGGTATAGACGGTGCGGCCCTTGGCGCGGGGGATGCCGCACTTCTCCAGGATCTCGTCAAAGCGCTCCCGGTCCTCGGCGGCGTCTACGCCGTCGGAGGAGGTGCCCAGGATCTGCACGCCCATCTCGGTCAGAGCCTTGGCCAGCTTGATGGCGGTCTGTCCGCCGAACTGAACCACGGCGCCCCAGGGCTTCTCCTGCTCCACAATGTTCTGCACGTCCTCAGCGGTGAGGGGCTCAAAGTAGAGCTTATCGGCCACGTCGAAGTCGGTGGAGACGGTCTCAGGGTTGTTGTTGACGATGATGGTCTCATAGCCCAGGCGACGGAAGGCCCAGACGGAGTGGACGGAGCAGTAGTCAAACTCGATGCCCTGGCCGATACGGATGGGGCCGGAGCCCAGCACCAGCACCTTCTTGCGGTCGCTGCCGGTGTCGATGGCCTCGTTCTCTCCGTCGTAGGTGGAGTAGTAGTAGGGAGTCTCAGCGTCAAACTCGGCGGCGCAGGTATCCACCATCTTGAAGGAGGGGATGATACCGTACTTCTCCCGCAGAGCCTTTACCTCGGCCTGCTTCATGCCGCACAGGGTGCCGATATAGCTGTCGGCAAAGCACATTTCCTTGGCCCGCTTCAGGGTGTCGGCAGAGGGCACGCCCTTGCAGCGCTCCAGCTCATTCTCCATGTCGATGATGCGCTTGAAGCCGTCCAGGAACCACAGGTCCATCTTGGTGATGTGGTTGATCTTCTGGGGGGAGAAACCGCGGCGCAGAGCCTCAGCCACCACGAACAGACGCTCGTCGGTGACCTGGACCAGCAGGTCCTCGATCTCGTCGGTGTACAGGCCCTCCAGCTTGTCCAGCTTCAGGGCGCGGACGTTCAGCTCCAGAGAGCGGATGGCCTTCATCAGGGCACCCTCAAAGGAGTTGGCAATGGCCATAACCTCGCCGGTGGCCTTCATCTGGGTGCCCAGAGTACGGCTGGCGGTGGTGAACTTATCAAAGGGCAGGCGGGGGATCTTCAGGACGCAGTAGTCCAGGGTGGGCTCAAAGCAGGCGGTGGTCTTGCCGGTCACCGCGTTGGGGATCTCGTCCAGGGTGTAGCCCAGAGCGATCTTGGCAGCTACCTTAGCAATGGGGTAGCCGGTGGCCTTGGAAGCCAGAGCGGAGGAACGGGACACACGGGGGTTAACCTCGATGACCGCATACTCAAAGCTGTCGGGGTTCAGAGCAAACTGACAGTTACAGCCGCCCTCGATCTCCAGGGCAGAGATGATATCCAGAGCGGCAGTACGCAGCATCTGGTACTCCTTGTTAGCCAGGGTCTGGGTGGGAGCCACCACGATGGAGTCGCCGGTGTGCACGCCCACAGGGTCAATGTTCTCCATGGAGCAGACGGTAATCACGTTGCCCGCGGAGTCACGCATGACCTCGAACTCGATCTCCTTCCAGCCGGCGATGCAGCGCTCGATGAGCACCTGGCCCACACGGCTCAGGTTGATGCCGCGGTCGGAGATCTCCCGCAGGGAGTACTCGTCGTAAGCAATGCCGCCGCCGGTGCCGCCCAGGGTGTAGGCGGGGCGAACAATGACAGGGTAGCCGATCTTCTCAGCAAAGGCCACGGCGTCCTCCACGCTCTCCACCACCTCAGAGGTGACGCAGGGCTGGTTGATGGACTCCATGCAGTCCTTGAAGCCCTGGCGGTCCTCCGCCTTGCGGATGGACTCGGGGCTGGTGCCCAGCAGCTTCACACCGTACTTGGCCAGGGTGCCGTTCTCATGGAGGGCCATGGCCAGGTTCAGGCCGGTCTGACCGCCCAGGGTGGGCAGGATGGAGTCGGGGCGCTCCTTCTCGATGACCTGAGTGACGGAGGGGATGTTCAGAGGCTCGATATAGACGTGGTCAGCAATGTCCTTATCGGTCATAATGGTGGCGGGGTTGGAGTTGACCAACACCACCTCGATGCCCTCTTCCTTCAGGGCACGGCAGGCCTGGGTGCCGGCGTAGTCGAACTCGGCAGCCTGGCCGATGACGATGGGGCCGGAGCCCAGCACCAGTACTTTCTTGATTTCCGGATTCTTAGGCATTACTTGTCACCTCCCATGGAAGCGATGAAACGATCAAACAGATACTCAGTATCCTGAGGGCCAGGGCTGGCTTCAGGATGGAACTGGGTGGTAAAGCAGTTGGGACGCTTGTAACGCAGGCCCTCACAGGTGCCGTCGTTGACGTTGATGTGGCTCACCTCAGCCACAGCGGGGTCCACGGAGTCGGCCAGCACCATATAGCCGTGGTTCTGGCTGGTAATGAATACCCGCTTGGCCTCCAGGTCCCGTACGGGGTGGTTGCCGCCGCGGTGGCCATAGGCCAGGCGGCCGGTCTTGGCGCCGGTGGCCAGCGCCATGAGCTGGTGGCCCAGGCACACGGCAAACAGGGGGATGTTGCTCTCATAGAGCTTCTTCACCTCGGCGATGATGCCAACGTTGTCGGCGGGGTCGCCAGGGCCGTTGGAGAGCATCACACCGTCAAAGCCTCCGGAGAGCACGGTCTCAGCGGGAGTGGTGGCGGGGAACACGGTGACATGGCAGCCCCGGCGACGCAGGCACTCGATCATGTTCTGCTTGACGCCGTAGTCCATCATGGCCACCTTATACTTCTCCTCGCCGTAAGCGGGGCAGTCCTCGGGCTCCTTGCGGGACACCCGCTCCACGGTACCCTCCACCCGATAGGCCTTCAGCTTTTCCATAATCTCGGCCACATTAAAATGCTCCGCGCAGGTAATCATGCCATTCATGCTACCCTGGCTGCGGAGTATCTTGGTCAGCGCACGGGTATCCACACCTTCGATGCCCGTGATGTTATGTTTTTTCAAATAGCTGTCCAGGGTATCCTCGCAGCGGAAATTACTGCCCATGGGGGACAGATGACGTACCACAAAGGCCTCCGCCCAGGGGCGTCCGGACTCATTGTCCACACTGTTCACGCCGTAGTTTCCGATCAGAGGATAGGACATTACGATACCTTGCCCCGCATAAGAGGGGTCGGTCAGGATCTCCTGATATCCGGTCATGGAGGTGTTGAACACCATCTCACAGATCCGGTCGGAGGTGCTGCCGATGCTGGTCCCGGAAAATACGCTTCCGTTGGCCAAGATCAAAGTCGCTTTCATCAATTCTCTCACACGCCCTTCCGTTCCAGTTCACTTTTTTCTGTCGCAAAAACGCAATGCTCAAAGTGTTTCAAGATATTGTATCGAAAATTCTTATACAATGCAAGAGGCATCTGTTATTTTTTCGAAATCTTTCTCCCTGCTTTTTTCCAAGGAATATCTGGCGCAAAATTTGGGCAAACTGGACAAACAATACTCGCCGGGAGGGAAGGAAATGTTTACCGGTTTTGTGCGCACGGTGATCTTATATCTGGTTTTGATCGTGGGCATCCGCCTGATGGGCAAGCGGCAGGTGGGGGAGCTGGAACCCTCGGAGCTGGTGCTGTCCCTGGTCATCGCTGACCTGGCTGCGGTACCCATGCAGGATTTCGGCATTCCCCTTTTGGCCGGAGTGATCCCCATCCTCACCCTGCTGTCCCTGACCATGATCCTCTCTGTGCTCACCATGAAGCACGTGGGCTTTCGCGCCCTGCTGTGCGGACGGCCCAGCGTGATCATCCGCCGGGGCAAGCTGGACCAGGGGGAAATGCGCCGCAACCGCCTGACGGTGGACGAACTGATGGAGGAGCTGCGCTGCCAGGGCTACGCTGACCCCTCCGTGGTCTGGTACGCCATTTTGGAGACCAACGGACAGCTCTCCGTCCTCCCCAAGGCTCAGGAGAAGCCCCCCACCCTGGCCCAGTTGGGCCAGAATCCAACCGAGTCCGGGCTTCCCCTAGTCCTCATCAGCGACGGGCATGTACTGGAGCACAACCTTACCGCCCGGGGCGTGGACCGGAACTGGCTGGAAACGGAGCTGGGGCGCCAGGGCTGCAGCGACCCCAGCGCCGTCTTTTTGATGACGCTGGATGAGACCGGCGGCGTCTATCTGGCGCCTAAACAGGAGGAGTAAGATGAAACGGCTTTGGATGGCGGTCCTTCTTCTGGCCGCGCTGTTGTCTTTGTGTCTGGTCAACGCCTGGTATTCCCTCACCCTCACCCGGCAGCTGTCTGAGCAGCTGGACCAGGCCCAGGCCCTGGTGGAGCAAGACCAGTGGGATCAGGCCCGCTCCATCACCCAGGAGGTTTACGACAGCTGGAACGGCCACCACTTTTACCTGCATGTCTTTCTGCGCCACTCGGACACCGACCAGATTCTGCGCACCTTCCGCCAGGTGATCCAGTACCTGGATTTGGAGGAGCTGGACCAGTACGCCGCCGCCAATGCGGACCTGGTGGCCCAGCTGGAACTGCTCTCCGAGATGGAGCAGCCCAGTCTGGTCAATATTTTATAAATAAAACAAGAGGACGGCTCAGACAGAGCCGTCCTCTTGTTTGTCCGATTTGATTATTCCACCGTGACACTCTTGGCCAGGTTCCGGGGCTTGTCGATGTCACACCCCCGCATCAAAGCCACGTAGTAGGCAAACAGCTGCATGGGGATGACCTCCAGGGAGGGCAGGAACATGGGATTGACCTCCGGAATGGTCATGGCGCTGTCCACCAGGCTCTCCAGAGCCTCTTTGTGGTTTTCACAGGCGATGCCGATCACGTCAGCTCCCCGGGCCTTGACCTCCTTGACGTTGCTCATGAGCTTCTCAAACAGCTCGTTCCACCCCGCCAGAGCTACCACCAAGGTGCCGTCCTCAATGAGGGAGATGGTGCCGTGCTTGAGCTCACCGGCGGCGTAGGCCTCGGAGTGGATATAGGAGATCTCCTTGAGCTTCAGGGAGCCCTCCAGGCCCACGGCGTAGTCGATGTTGCGGCCGATAAAGAAGACCGAGTTGTGGTTAAAGTAGATGGAGGCGTAGTACTGGATCTTCTCCGTGTCCTTCAGGATGGCCTCCGCCTTGGCAGGCAGAGCGCGCAGCTCCTCCACAAGATCGTGGTACTCCTCCTCACTCACCCGCCCCAACAGGTCGGCAAAGTAGAGGCCCAGCAGATAGACCACCGCCAGCTGAGTGGAGTAGGCTTTCGTGGTAGCCACGGCGATCTCCGGCCCAGCCCAGGTATAAAGCACGTCGTCCGACTCCCGGGCGATGGTGGACCCCACCACGTTGACAATGGACAAAATCCGGGCGCCCAGCCGCTTGGCCTCCCGCATGGCGGCCAGGGTGTCGATGGTCTCACCTGACTGGCTGATGACCAACGCCAGGGTATGTTTGGTCACAATGGGGGCGCAGTACCGGAACTCAGAGGCCAGGGTGACCTCCACCGGGATGCGCAGCAGCCGCTCCAGAATGTACTTGGCCGCCATACCCACGTGGTAGGAGGAGCCGCAGGCAATGACGTACAGCCGGTCCAGGTCCTCCAGTTCCTCCTTGGTGATGGTCACATCGTCCAGCACCACTTTGCCGTCCCGCAGGCGGGGAGAGATGGTGTCCCGGATGGCCTTGGGCTGCTCCATGATCTCCTTGAACATGAAGTGCTCATAGCCGCCCTTTTCCGCCGCCGAGATCTCCCAGTCCACGTGGGAGGTCTCCTTCTCCACCGGCTGTACCAGGGAGTTATACACCTTGACTCCATCCGGGGTAAGCACCGCCATCTCGCCGTCATCCAGGTAGCAGACCTCCCGGGTGTAGCGAATGAGAGCGGTAACGTCGCTGGCCAGCATGGTAAAGCCCTGGCCCAGGCCCAGGATCAGGGGGGAGTCCTTCCGCACCGCCACCAGCTTATCCGGCTCGTCGGCACACACAATGCCCAGGGCATAGGCCCCCTGAATACGGTGGAGCACCTTGGACACCGCGTCCAACAGGTCCCCCTTGTAGTAGTAGTCCAGCAGCTGGGCCACCACCTCGGTGTCGGTCTCCGAGACGAATTGAACCCCCTTGGACTCCAGGAATTTCTTTAACTTTGCGTAGTTTTCAATGATACCGTTGTGTACCACCGCCATGCGGCCGGACTGGCTCACCTGGGGGTGGGAGTTTACGTCGTTGGGGGCTCCGTGGGTGGCCCAGCGGGTGTGGCCCACTCCCATCAGGCCGGGCACGTCCTGTCCCTCCCGGGTCAGGTCCCGCAGCACCTGGAGACGGCCCTTGGCCTTCACCACCTGCAAGCCCTTTTCTGCATCGTACACCGCCAGGCCCGCCGAGTCATAGCCCCGGTACTCCAGCCTGGACAGCCCATCCAGCAAAATAGGGGCTGCCTGTTCCTTGCCGATAAAACCAACGATTCCACACATATTGACTGTTCCTCCTAAAACTTGGATCTGGAGGGCAAACTCGCAGCCATTTGAACCTCGTTATCCGGTCCCAGCCCTTCTGTTTTGCGGTCACCCGCATATTTGTAGGCTGAGTACGCGCCCGGACCGGGCACGGAAGGGCATCCGCCGAATTTACGGGACAGAGCGCTGTCCTTTCGATACTCCCTTCTCCTCGTCGTCCTGCCCGTATAGGACAGGCGCTGGCGCTTTGTGATGGGATCGCCCCATATCCTCCTTTCTCTCTGCGATATGGTATAAAAAAGCGCAATGCGCCTTTTTATCAAAGCATTCTCCGGTCCTCCGGATTGATGGACCGGATGGGACGGCAGGGGTTGCCCACTGCCAGTACGTTTTCCGGGATATCCCGACTGACCACACTGCCCGCGCCGATTACCGACCCGGAGCCGATCGTCACCCCGGGCAGCACCACCACGTTGCCCCCGATCCACACGTTGTCGCCTACGGTGATGGGTTTTGCAAACTCCAGCATCGCGTTGCGGGTGGGATAGTCCAGGGGGTGTCCGGCAGTATAGAAGCCGCAGTTGGGGGCGATGAACACATTGTCCCCGAACGTCACCGGGGCGCAGTCCAGGATGACGCAGTTGTAGTTGGCAAAGAAGTTCTCGCCCACCTGGATGTAGCTGCCATAGTCACAGCGAAACTGAGGATTGATGGCGCAGTTCTTCCCCACTTTGCCCAGCAGTTGCCGCAGCACTTCCATACGCAGCTCCGTCTCTGCCATGGGCAGGGCGTTGAGCTGGCGGCACAACAGGTCAGCCCGGTGCCGCGCGGCATTCAGCTCGGGTTCATCCGCACAGTAGAGCTGCCCGGACAACATTTTCTCTCGCTCTGTCATCCTTTTCCATCTCCTTCACGGGATGTTATCCTGAAAAACAGCCCTATTATAGCGGCCATCCCGCCCCTCGTAAAGAGAATTTAACGAAAAATAATTTTTATTTTGATTTCTTTATGAAATATGTTTTCAGCCCTATCCCAACAAAAACACCGCCCTTCCAACATTGGGAAGAGCGGTGTCTTTTGTATTTTTATTTGGTTTACCGGCCCAGCATGGTGCGGATGCGGGCCACAGCCTCCTTGGTAGCGTCGGCATCGCCGAAAGCGGTCAGGCGGATATACCCCTCGCCGCTGGGACCAAAGCCAGCGCCGGGAGTGGTGACCACGTTGGCCTCCTTCAGCAGCTTGTCAAAGAACTCCCAGGAGCCCATACCATCGGGGGTCTTGAGCCAGATGTAGGGGGCGTTCACGCCGCCAAAGCAGGTCAGACCCGCCTCGGTCAGGCCCTCCCGGATGACCCGGGCGTTCTCCTGGTAATAGGCGATGGTTTCCTTGATCTGGCGCTGGCCCTCCTCGGTGTAGACAGCGGCAGCGCCCCGCTGGATCACATAAGGCACGCCGTTGAACTTGGTGCACTGGCGGCGGTTCCACAGGGCGTTGAGCTTGGCCCCGTCCCGCTCCAGCTCCATGGGCACCACGGTGTAGGCGCAGCGGTTGCCGGTAAAGCCGGCGGTCTTGGAGAAGGACCGGAACTCGATGGCGCAGGTGCGGGCCCCCTCGATCTCATAGATGGTGTGGGGCACGTCGTCCTGGGTGATGAAAGCCTCGTAAGCGGAGTCGTAGAGGATGACAGCCTTGTTCTCATTGGCGTAGTCCACCCAGGCCTTCAGCTGCTCCTTGGTAGCCACGGTGCCGGTGGGGTTGTTGGGGAAGCACAGGTAGATCATATCCACCTTCTCCTGGGGGATCTGGGGGGTAAACCCGTTCTCCTCCACGCAGGGCATGTAGACCAGCTTGGACCACTTGCCCAGCTCCTCCTGGAAGTCACCGGCCCGGCCGGCCATGGCGTTGGTATCCACATACACGGGGTAGACGGGGTCACACACGGCCACCACGTTGTCGGCGCCGAAGATGTCGCCGATGTTGCCGCAGTCGCTCTTGGCGCCGTCGGAGACAAAGATCTCGTTGGGCTTGATATCCACGCCCCGGGCGCCATAGTCGGTCTTGGCAATGGCCTCCCGCAGGAAATCGTAGCCCTGCTCGGGACCGTAGCCGTGGAAGCCCTCAAAGGTGCCCATCTCATCCACTGCCTTGTGCATGGCTTCGATGACAGCGGGGGCCAGAGGCCGGGTCACGTCACCGATGCCCAGACGGATCATCTTGGCCTCGGGGTGCTCGGCGGTGTAAGCGGCCAGACGGCGGGCGATCTCAGAAAACAGATAGCTACCGGGCAGCTTGAGGAAATTTTGGTTCACTTTGGTCATAGCGTACCGCTCCTTTGTGCCGTAAGGGCAAAGTTTCATGGTTGATATTATCCCCGATGCTCCCCCGGTTGTCAATCTAAATTTCCCCCTGGAACACGGTACGGGCCGGGCCGGTCAGCAGGATGCGGCCGCTCTCCCGCTCCCACTCCACCTTCAGCTCGCCCCCGGGCAGCGCCACTGTGGCCCGCCGGTCACTCTGTCCGGACTTGACCGCCGCCGCCAGTACCGCGCAAGCTCCCGTCCCGCAGGCCAGGGTGGGGCCGCTCCCCCGCTCCCACACCCGCACCCGCAGCCGGTCCCGAGCCTCTACGGCTGCAAACTCCATGTTCCATTCCCCGGGAAAGGCCGGGTCCCGCCCCAGAGCCGCTCCCCGCACCTCCAGGTCGATCTCCTCCGGTTCCGAGCAGAAAATGACCCCGTGGGGGTTGCCCATGTCCACCGGATACACCATCTCCCCCTGCACTTCTACCGGCGGACTCAGTTTGGGCTCTCCCATATCCACCGTGACCTCCCGCACCTGTCCCCCCAGCACATGCAGGCGGAGAAACCGGGGTCCGGCGTCAGTATCGATGGTCAGGCAGGTCTTTCGGGTCAGGGCGTTGTCGTACACGTATTTGCCTACGCACCGGATGCCGTTGCCGCACATGGCCCCCCGGGAACCGTCGGCGTTGTACATCTCCATGGTAAAATCTCCTTCCCGGCCCGGCCGGATGCAGATGAGCCCGTCCGCCCCCACCCCAAAGTGGCGGTCCGACAGCTTTACTGCCAGCCCCGGCAGGTCCTCCGGGACCTCTTTGAGGCAGTTCAAATAGATATAGTCATTTCCCAGACCCTCCATTTTAGTAAAGCGCATGCCCGCTCCTTTCCCCGCTCAGCCCCTCCGGGCAGCACACGCCCGGACCTACACCGGAAAGCATATGCCCCTTTGCCCCCTCTTAGCACCCGCCCGCCGCTCCCCTCCTGTTTTCCCGTCCTTTTTCCTCTTTTGTGAATTTTTCCACATCCGCCCCCAGCTGATTTGGAAAGTTTGTCGCAATCCAAACTTGAAAAATTGCAGTTCGGGTAGTATCGTATTATTATTATTCGGGCGCGGCCTCAGGACCGCACCACACTACGGAAAGTGGGGCAAGGACGTCCACCCAGGGCGGTCTTGTCTTCTTTTTTACCCCGGCACCGCCAAAATCAGAGGAAAGGGTTTGAGACAATGAGCGATAAAATCACGGAGATCTTTGGCTCCAACGTGTTCAGCACCTCGGTCATGCAGGAGCGCCTGCCCAAGAAGGTCTTTGCTGAAGTCATGGACGTGATGGAACACGGCGGCAACATCAGCATCGCCACTGCCGACATCGTGGCCAACGCCATGAAGGACTGGGCTGTTGAGAAGGGCGCCACCCACTACACCCACTGGTTCCAGCCTCTTACCGGCATCACCGCCGAGAAGCACGACGCCTTTATGACCCGTCCCGAGGACAGCAAGACCCTCCTGCAGCTCACCGGCAAGCAGCTCATCATGGGCGAGTCCGACGCCTCCTCCTTCCCTTCCGGCGGCCTGCGCTCCACCCACTACGCCCGGGGCTACACCGCCTGGGATATGACCTCCCCCGCCTTTGTCAAGGAGATGACTGCCGGCACCATCCTGTGCATCCCCACCATCTTTGTCTCCTATAACGGTGAGGCGCTGGACAAAAAGACCCCCCTGCTGCGCTCCATGGAGGCCATCAACACCCAGGGCCTGCGTATCCTGCGCCTGTTCGGCAACACTCAGGCCCAGAAGGTCTTCCCCTCGGTAGGCCCTGAGCAGGAATACTTCCTGGTAGACCGTGAGAAATATCTCAACCGCCGGGACCTCATCTACACCGGCCGCACCCTCTTCGGCGCTCCCGCCCCCAAAGGCCAGGAGCTGGACGACCAGTACTTCGGCGTTATCCGTGAGCGGGTGGGCGACTTCATGTCCGACCTGAACCAGGAGCTGTGGAAGCTGGGCATCCCCGCCGTCACCCAGCACAA
Encoded here:
- the carB gene encoding carbamoyl-phosphate synthase large subunit: MPKNPEIKKVLVLGSGPIVIGQAAEFDYAGTQACRALKEEGIEVVLVNSNPATIMTDKDIADHVYIEPLNIPSVTQVIEKERPDSILPTLGGQTGLNLAMALHENGTLAKYGVKLLGTSPESIRKAEDRQGFKDCMESINQPCVTSEVVESVEDAVAFAEKIGYPVIVRPAYTLGGTGGGIAYDEYSLREISDRGINLSRVGQVLIERCIAGWKEIEFEVMRDSAGNVITVCSMENIDPVGVHTGDSIVVAPTQTLANKEYQMLRTAALDIISALEIEGGCNCQFALNPDSFEYAVIEVNPRVSRSSALASKATGYPIAKVAAKIALGYTLDEIPNAVTGKTTACFEPTLDYCVLKIPRLPFDKFTTASRTLGTQMKATGEVMAIANSFEGALMKAIRSLELNVRALKLDKLEGLYTDEIEDLLVQVTDERLFVVAEALRRGFSPQKINHITKMDLWFLDGFKRIIDMENELERCKGVPSADTLKRAKEMCFADSYIGTLCGMKQAEVKALREKYGIIPSFKMVDTCAAEFDAETPYYYSTYDGENEAIDTGSDRKKVLVLGSGPIRIGQGIEFDYCSVHSVWAFRRLGYETIIVNNNPETVSTDFDVADKLYFEPLTAEDVQNIVEQEKPWGAVVQFGGQTAIKLAKALTEMGVQILGTSSDGVDAAEDRERFDEILEKCGIPRAKGRTVYTTQEALKAANELGYPVLVRPSYVLGGQGMEIAYSDRNIEEFMKIINMTVQEHPILIDKYLMGRELEVDGVFDGEDILIPGIMEHVERAGVHSGDSIAVYPPINLEDKHRELILKHTKNMAKHLGVIGLINAQYILYNDDIYVIEVNPRSSRTIPYISKVTGVPIIDLATKVMLGQKLKDLGYGTGLYPEAKYYAVKAPVFSFEKLTDVDTGLGPEMKSTGEVLGLAETYPQALLKAFKGAGLKVPKRGSRVIVTVKDEDKAEMVGIARGFEEMGIEIFATSGTCDALTEAGIACKRVNRVSQSHPNILDMIASGTVDMIINTPTKGRKHDSDGFKIRRSAVEHSVTCVTAIDTARAVLTVREQSRSVDLKPIDITKI
- a CDS encoding carbamoyl phosphate synthase small subunit, producing MKATLILANGSVFSGTSIGSTSDRICEMVFNTSMTGYQEILTDPSYAGQGIVMSYPLIGNYGVNSVDNESGRPWAEAFVVRHLSPMGSNFRCEDTLDSYLKKHNITGIEGVDTRALTKILRSQGSMNGMITCAEHFNVAEIMEKLKAYRVEGTVERVSRKEPEDCPAYGEEKYKVAMMDYGVKQNMIECLRRRGCHVTVFPATTPAETVLSGGFDGVMLSNGPGDPADNVGIIAEVKKLYESNIPLFAVCLGHQLMALATGAKTGRLAYGHRGGNHPVRDLEAKRVFITSQNHGYMVLADSVDPAVAEVSHINVNDGTCEGLRYKRPNCFTTQFHPEASPGPQDTEYLFDRFIASMGGDK
- a CDS encoding DUF421 domain-containing protein, encoding MFTGFVRTVILYLVLIVGIRLMGKRQVGELEPSELVLSLVIADLAAVPMQDFGIPLLAGVIPILTLLSLTMILSVLTMKHVGFRALLCGRPSVIIRRGKLDQGEMRRNRLTVDELMEELRCQGYADPSVVWYAILETNGQLSVLPKAQEKPPTLAQLGQNPTESGLPLVLISDGHVLEHNLTARGVDRNWLETELGRQGCSDPSAVFLMTLDETGGVYLAPKQEE
- a CDS encoding DUF4363 family protein, whose product is MKRLWMAVLLLAALLSLCLVNAWYSLTLTRQLSEQLDQAQALVEQDQWDQARSITQEVYDSWNGHHFYLHVFLRHSDTDQILRTFRQVIQYLDLEELDQYAAANADLVAQLELLSEMEQPSLVNIL
- the glmS gene encoding glutamine--fructose-6-phosphate transaminase (isomerizing), with protein sequence MCGIVGFIGKEQAAPILLDGLSRLEYRGYDSAGLAVYDAEKGLQVVKAKGRLQVLRDLTREGQDVPGLMGVGHTRWATHGAPNDVNSHPQVSQSGRMAVVHNGIIENYAKLKKFLESKGVQFVSETDTEVVAQLLDYYYKGDLLDAVSKVLHRIQGAYALGIVCADEPDKLVAVRKDSPLILGLGQGFTMLASDVTALIRYTREVCYLDDGEMAVLTPDGVKVYNSLVQPVEKETSHVDWEISAAEKGGYEHFMFKEIMEQPKAIRDTISPRLRDGKVVLDDVTITKEELEDLDRLYVIACGSSYHVGMAAKYILERLLRIPVEVTLASEFRYCAPIVTKHTLALVISQSGETIDTLAAMREAKRLGARILSIVNVVGSTIARESDDVLYTWAGPEIAVATTKAYSTQLAVVYLLGLYFADLLGRVSEEEYHDLVEELRALPAKAEAILKDTEKIQYYASIYFNHNSVFFIGRNIDYAVGLEGSLKLKEISYIHSEAYAAGELKHGTISLIEDGTLVVALAGWNELFEKLMSNVKEVKARGADVIGIACENHKEALESLVDSAMTIPEVNPMFLPSLEVIPMQLFAYYVALMRGCDIDKPRNLAKSVTVE
- a CDS encoding sugar O-acetyltransferase, which gives rise to MTEREKMLSGQLYCADEPELNAARHRADLLCRQLNALPMAETELRMEVLRQLLGKVGKNCAINPQFRCDYGSYIQVGENFFANYNCVILDCAPVTFGDNVFIAPNCGFYTAGHPLDYPTRNAMLEFAKPITVGDNVWIGGNVVVLPGVTIGSGSVIGAGSVVSRDIPENVLAVGNPCRPIRSINPEDRRML
- a CDS encoding LL-diaminopimelate aminotransferase, with the protein product MTKVNQNFLKLPGSYLFSEIARRLAAYTAEHPEAKMIRLGIGDVTRPLAPAVIEAMHKAVDEMGTFEGFHGYGPEQGYDFLREAIAKTDYGARGVDIKPNEIFVSDGAKSDCGNIGDIFGADNVVAVCDPVYPVYVDTNAMAGRAGDFQEELGKWSKLVYMPCVEENGFTPQIPQEKVDMIYLCFPNNPTGTVATKEQLKAWVDYANENKAVILYDSAYEAFITQDDVPHTIYEIEGARTCAIEFRSFSKTAGFTGNRCAYTVVPMELERDGAKLNALWNRRQCTKFNGVPYVIQRGAAAVYTEEGQRQIKETIAYYQENARVIREGLTEAGLTCFGGVNAPYIWLKTPDGMGSWEFFDKLLKEANVVTTPGAGFGPSGEGYIRLTAFGDADATKEAVARIRTMLGR